A single Ziziphus jujuba cultivar Dongzao chromosome 11, ASM3175591v1 DNA region contains:
- the LOC107426865 gene encoding putative disease resistance RPP13-like protein 3, with amino-acid sequence MAENVVSFLLDNLARYLTQEVDLLHGFEDEVKMLQNDLTMIDAFLKDSEAEQNENDEVQEVVEQIRDVGREAEDVVDTCVANLIMQRRKKSLSKLLNRFSHASMLRHVVEKIKSLQKTITQIYDNTDRYGIRQIHPSPLISDTEQIPLQRRRWENVEEYDDDDHVVGFEQDATTLVKYLTDGDSGRHVVSLFGMGGLGKTTLAEKIYNDSRIKNHFDCQAWGYVSQQYRGKDLFYGMLKCLTPISYEMRKMSEDELKNTLRAFLREKRYFIVMDDIWKLDVWNEVRQVLPDSFNGSRILITTRVKDVAMYSSQTPPYALSFLDNKTSFQLFCRKVFGKQKCPSDLENLAMKLVKSCKGLPISIVVLGGLLANKRKNYETWSKLFGNINFNYSQQMRYLDILALSYNQLPRKLKSCFLYLSVFPIDYEIPARQLIKLWLAEGFIQKIDERKVEDVAEEYLMELIHRNLIQVASRRTDGGVKTCRIHDLIRDLSIFESAREKFLEIHSEDSLSSISKARRLSIQGNISEYISTDPRDPCHARSLVMFGEGNKFDMKHWRWIHKSLKFIRVLCLENMHVDSIPKEIGKLIFLRYLRIWSETLVRIHSIPSSICKLQYLETIGINGHVEECLPMGFWKMKQLRHLKISGGIRFPSTPAPFDDILLNLQVLSYLLVDEKTTHLNALSGVPNVRKLHLKYDVSKPMNEFEVAELLESLENLKQLQKLKLFDIPKSEPRSNLFPPTLIKLTFIRSYLNSAHFRILGKLPNLQFLKIKGKFLGFNILHPLCCVAGEFPSLQVFQMIGLEIEKWEMEGGSMPKLDRLVIFECYKLRNLPEELWSSTPLRLVEVSRMSESFMKMIKELKMKDGCKILIDSNPQNI; translated from the coding sequence atggcagaaAACGTTGTTAGCTTTCTGCTGGATAATTTGGCACGTTATCTTACTCAAGAAGTAGATTTGCTTCATGGGTTTGAAGACGAAGTGAAAATGCTTCAAAATGACCTCACCATGATTGATGCTTTCCTCAAAGACTCCGAAGCAGAACAAAACGAAAACGACGAAGTTCAAGAGGTCGTTGAACAAATCAGGGACGTTGGTCGTGAAGCAGAGGACGTTGTTGATACTTGTGTTGCAAACCTCATAAtgcaaagaagaaagaaatcgCTATCAAAGTTATTGAATCGATTTAGCCATGCAAGCATGCTTCGTCATGTTGTGGAGAAGATAAAAAGTCTCCAGAAGACAATCACTCAGATTTACGACAACACAGATCGATACGGCATCCGACAAATTCATCCTAGTCCTCTCATTTCAGACACGGAGCAAATACCTCTTCAAAGAAGAAGGTGGGAAAATGTTGAagaatatgatgatgatgatcatgtgGTCGGCTTTGAACAAGACGCGACGACATTGGTAAAGTATCTAACGGACGGGGACTCAGGACGACATGTCGTTTCACTCTTCGGTATGGGGGGTTTGGGTAAGACCACTCTTGCTGAGAAAATCTATAATGATTCTCGTATCAAGAATCACTTCGATTGCCAAGCTTGGGGTTATGTATCTCAACAATACAGGGGCAAGGACTTGTTTTACGGAATGTTGAAGTGTTTGACTCCAATATCATACGAGATGCGCAAAATGTCCGAAGATGAACTGAAAAACACATTGCGTGCATTTCTTCGAGAAAAGAGGTACTTTATTGTCATGGATGATATATGGAAATTAGATGTTTGGAACGAGGTAAGACAAGTTCTTCCCGATTCTTTCAATGGAAGCAGAATATTGATCACTACTCGTGTAAAAGATGTGGCTATGTATTCTAGCCAAACTCCTCCCTATGCTTTGTCATTTCTTGATAACAAAACAAGTTTCCAACTCTTTTGTAGGAAGGtatttggaaaacaaaaatgtcCTTCCGATTTGGAAAATTTGGCAATGAAACTTGTTAAAAGTTGCAAGGGATTACCAATTTCTATTGTTGTTCTTGGAGGTCTACttgcaaataaaagaaagaattatGAAACATGGTCCAAATTGTTTGGTAATATCAATTTCAATTATTCTCAACAGATGAGATACTTGGACATCTTGGCACTAAGTTACAATCAGTTgccaagaaagttaaaatcATGTTTTCTGTACTTGAGCGTCTTCCCTATAGACTACGAGATCCCAGCTAGacaattaatcaaattatgGTTGGCTGAAggatttatacaaaaaattgatgaaagaAAGGTGGAAGATGTTGCAGAAGAATACTTGATGGAACTTATTCATAGAAATTTGATCCAAGTAGCAAGTAGAAGAACCGATGGAGGTGTGAAGACATGCCGTATCCATGATCTTATAAGAGACCTTTCCATATTCGAGAGTGCTAGGGAGAAGTTTCTTGAAATCCATTCAGAAGACAGCCTTTCATCAATAAGCAAAGCCAGGAGACTTTCAATACAAGGGAACATTTCTGAATACATCTCAACAGACCCTCGTGATCCATGTCATGCTCGTTCTTTAGTTATGTTCGGAGAAGGAAACAAATTTGACATGAAGCACTGGAGATGGATTCACAAAAGCTTGAAGTTCATCCGGGTTTTGTGCCTCGAAAATATGCATGTAGACTCAATTCCAAAGGAAATTGGAAAGCTGATTTTTCTAAGGTACTTAAGGATATGGAGCGAAACACTCGTAAGAATTCATTCAATTCCATCTTCCATATGCAAGCTTCAGTACCTAGAAACAATTGGCATAAATGGTCATGTAGAGGAGTGCTTGCCAATGGGATTTTGGAAGATGAAACAGCTGAGGCATTTGAAAATTTCCGGCGGAATTAGATTCCCTTCCACCCCAGCTCCATTTGATGACATTTTGCTTAACCTCCAAGTCCTTTCTTACCTACTTGTTGATGAGAAAACTACACATCTCAACGCTCTTTCCGGAGTTCCAAATGTAAGGAAGCTGCATTTGAAGTACGATGTGTCAAAGCCTATGAATGAGTTTGAGGTGGCAGAACTATTGGAAAGCTTGGAGAATCTAAAACAGCtgcaaaaattgaaactttttgATATCCCAAAATCCGAGCCACGTTCGAATTTGTTCCCTCCGACACTCATAAAGCTAACCTTCATAAGATCCTACTTGAACTCAGCCCATTTCAGAATCCTTGGAAAACTTCCAAACCTTCAGTTCCTCAAGATAAAAGGTAAGTTTTTGGGTTTCAATATACTTCACCCTCTCTGCTGTGTTGCAGGGGAGTTTCCTAGTCTCCAAGTCTTCCAAATGATCGGTTTGGAAATTGAAAAATGGGAAATGGAGGGCGGATCAATGCCGAAACTTGACCGTTTGGTCATCTTTGAGTGCTATAAATTGAGAAATCTGCCAGAAGAGCTATGGTCCTCAACTCCCTTGAGACTTGTGGAGGTGTCTAGGATGTCGGAAAGTTTTATGAAGATGATCAAGGAATTGAAAATGAAGGATGGATGTAAGATCCTAATTGACTCTAACCCACAAAATATCTGA